The following proteins are encoded in a genomic region of Gimesia algae:
- a CDS encoding ABC transporter permease, translated as MSFDPIPYDTFGAFIHFLSVFGSAMLLALIVCLIVGVITRGTKGVADVFLAIGDFFVQMIHLSCRRIWSLSVLTIRESLRQKILYVFIVFAVLFMFAGWFLSGTADRPDLQVQSYIDFVLKAISWLVIPIMLLLSCWSLPEDIRLRTIHTVVTKPVHRIEIVLGRMLGFTLLGTVILLVMGTVGYIWINRQVPDIVKYQPMPSAVEQLESEENSSDDKTEEEKKLELEDSLLVSKVPLYGEISFTDREGAPTKLGINVGDVWMHRSYIEGATKASAIYKFKGVDESDAIKGDLVLQSSFEAFRTHKGNMEMGGILFQLTFVNEDTGLRVESPAFVNKEYSDNRMVFNRKILQKKYDGSEDVEVDIFDELVDKEGNLTVEVHCQEAGQLLGMARSDLFIRTPDRPFYVGYSKAVFGIWMPMVLVIMLGVTISCFVKGPVAILTTLTVVLVGFMSKEYMNEILSGKMEASGAIEAWYRLITHMNSQTELPPGPVKGIIGVVDAGIINFLWLCQQVIPNFGIFSNMREYVIKGFDISWSAALLPGIVTTAAYILPCLIVSFYSLKLRELEAK; from the coding sequence ATGTCTTTTGATCCGATTCCTTATGACACGTTTGGAGCTTTCATACATTTTCTGAGTGTATTCGGAAGCGCCATGCTGCTCGCGTTGATTGTCTGTCTGATTGTGGGGGTGATCACCCGGGGTACCAAAGGGGTTGCCGACGTCTTTCTGGCAATCGGCGATTTCTTTGTCCAGATGATTCACCTTTCCTGTCGGCGCATCTGGTCGCTGAGTGTACTCACCATTCGCGAGTCACTCCGTCAGAAAATCCTATATGTCTTCATTGTCTTCGCAGTCCTGTTCATGTTTGCCGGCTGGTTCCTCTCTGGAACGGCAGATAGACCTGACCTGCAGGTACAGTCCTATATCGACTTCGTTCTGAAAGCCATCAGCTGGCTCGTCATCCCCATCATGCTGCTGCTGTCCTGCTGGTCTTTACCCGAAGACATTCGTTTGCGAACCATTCATACCGTGGTAACCAAACCTGTCCACCGTATCGAAATTGTGCTCGGACGGATGCTGGGCTTTACTCTGCTGGGAACTGTCATTCTGCTGGTGATGGGGACTGTCGGATATATCTGGATCAATCGTCAGGTCCCGGACATAGTAAAATATCAGCCGATGCCATCTGCAGTTGAGCAGTTGGAATCAGAAGAGAACTCGTCAGATGATAAGACGGAAGAAGAAAAGAAATTGGAACTAGAAGACTCTCTCCTGGTTTCCAAAGTCCCCTTATACGGCGAGATCTCTTTCACTGATCGTGAAGGAGCCCCCACAAAATTGGGGATTAATGTCGGCGACGTCTGGATGCACCGCAGCTATATTGAAGGAGCTACGAAAGCCAGCGCCATCTATAAGTTCAAAGGAGTCGACGAAAGTGATGCGATCAAAGGCGATCTGGTTCTGCAGTCGTCATTCGAAGCATTTCGAACCCATAAGGGAAATATGGAAATGGGAGGAATTCTTTTCCAGCTTACCTTCGTGAATGAAGACACCGGTTTGCGTGTGGAATCCCCGGCATTTGTGAATAAAGAATATTCTGACAACAGGATGGTTTTCAACCGTAAAATTTTACAGAAAAAATACGATGGCTCAGAAGATGTGGAAGTAGATATTTTTGATGAGCTGGTTGATAAAGAAGGAAACCTGACAGTCGAAGTTCACTGTCAGGAAGCAGGTCAATTACTCGGAATGGCCCGTTCCGATCTCTTCATCCGTACGCCCGACCGTCCGTTTTACGTAGGCTACTCAAAAGCAGTATTCGGAATCTGGATGCCTATGGTGCTGGTCATCATGCTCGGCGTGACCATCAGTTGCTTCGTGAAAGGCCCCGTCGCCATTCTCACCACGTTAACTGTCGTTCTGGTTGGATTCATGTCAAAAGAGTACATGAATGAAATATTAAGCGGCAAAATGGAAGCATCAGGAGCGATTGAAGCCTGGTATCGGCTGATTACTCACATGAATTCTCAAACAGAATTACCCCCTGGTCCCGTAAAGGGAATAATCGGAGTGGTCGATGCCGGTATCATCAACTTCCTCTGGCTCTGCCAACAGGTAATCCCCAACTTTGGAATCTTCTCCAACATGCGTGAATACGTCATCAAAGGTTTTGATATTTCCTGGAGTGCCGCCCTGCTGCCTGGTATCGTTACGACTGCGGCTTATATTCTTCCTTGTTTAATTGTTTCATTCTATAGCTTGAAACTTCGCGAATTGGAGGCGAAATGA
- a CDS encoding DUF3300 domain-containing protein, protein MTATSQNYLKGFIVLTVGACFILQPGISNAQQPGSIMQQKLPQKLTQKNLSPRALESLVTGIAFYPDDLVETILEASQHPLAIRQASDKPVVRIGGGRFAKRVQQFNKAVDPNVDKLKQYPEILAQLSDNIATTTLLGRAYQSQPDDVWRAIDKLRAEVDAALQQQPEQFVDDSGVPLTGQAAYVAAAGYVAGRYFVPATVSELYTAYAYPHQTTTTTTYHGENVNGAATQTTTTGPYGHTTASTGSSATTYTGPNGNTVTGATQGGSVVYQNGATTVGAGAATTTLTGPQGNSATATGAGIAGTTTAGDTTYFGAAGGGTVNTSNGLSAAGAGQVTGSVQQTQTGANYNTQASGSVATNTGVNAYGSRNTNGSVNQNADGSVSGVRSSSTSVQGTRGYADVQHNSSGTVTGNGNGTYNGSTTVDSSKGSASVDTTAGNGQVTSTVTTQNGSTTGTLGDGQVGQSSSSASSRQSTGSQQAARSSSQKGSYRSSRQATASNSRYSQSSSQQISSGLQSMQKNWGQLNQQMNRSSQGSANSQAGRRSSTQQRPSTGSQYRSHYSNGVSTFSGSKSPSYSRGSSGYSRGSSSRGSSSRGSSGRSGGGRGGRR, encoded by the coding sequence ATGACTGCTACTTCACAGAACTATTTGAAAGGATTCATCGTCCTCACAGTCGGAGCCTGTTTCATTCTGCAACCAGGCATCAGCAATGCACAGCAGCCTGGTAGCATCATGCAACAGAAGCTGCCACAGAAACTGACACAGAAAAACTTATCGCCGCGGGCATTGGAAAGCCTGGTCACCGGAATTGCCTTCTATCCTGATGACCTGGTCGAAACGATTCTGGAAGCATCGCAACATCCACTGGCAATCCGCCAGGCTTCTGACAAACCGGTCGTTCGTATTGGCGGCGGTCGCTTTGCAAAACGCGTGCAGCAGTTCAACAAAGCAGTCGACCCGAATGTCGACAAGCTGAAACAGTATCCCGAAATTCTGGCACAACTGAGTGACAACATTGCCACCACCACCTTACTGGGACGGGCTTACCAGTCCCAGCCCGATGACGTGTGGCGGGCCATTGACAAACTCCGCGCCGAAGTCGACGCGGCTCTGCAGCAGCAGCCCGAACAGTTTGTGGATGACAGTGGCGTTCCGCTGACAGGCCAGGCCGCATACGTGGCCGCCGCCGGTTATGTCGCCGGTCGATACTTCGTTCCTGCGACCGTTTCCGAACTCTACACCGCATACGCGTATCCGCATCAGACGACAACGACGACCACCTATCATGGTGAAAACGTAAATGGCGCTGCGACGCAAACCACCACCACGGGTCCCTACGGCCACACAACAGCATCCACAGGCAGCAGCGCAACAACTTACACGGGTCCCAACGGAAATACGGTGACCGGAGCCACACAGGGAGGCAGCGTTGTCTACCAGAATGGCGCTACCACTGTCGGTGCGGGCGCAGCAACCACGACGCTCACAGGTCCCCAGGGGAATTCGGCCACTGCGACGGGAGCCGGTATTGCCGGTACGACGACCGCCGGCGATACGACTTACTTCGGCGCAGCCGGCGGCGGAACCGTCAACACATCCAATGGACTCTCGGCGGCCGGCGCAGGACAGGTCACCGGTTCTGTTCAACAGACACAGACCGGAGCCAACTACAACACCCAGGCGAGTGGCTCTGTCGCGACGAATACCGGCGTTAACGCCTATGGCAGCAGAAACACCAACGGCAGTGTGAACCAGAACGCCGACGGTTCTGTCAGCGGCGTTCGTTCGTCCTCCACTTCCGTACAAGGAACCAGGGGTTATGCTGATGTGCAGCACAACAGTTCCGGCACGGTGACCGGAAATGGGAACGGGACCTACAACGGATCCACCACCGTCGATTCCAGCAAAGGCTCTGCCTCGGTCGATACAACAGCCGGGAATGGGCAGGTTACTTCAACTGTCACCACACAAAATGGTTCCACAACGGGAACACTCGGCGATGGTCAGGTCGGGCAGAGCTCTTCTTCGGCCAGCAGTCGACAGTCCACAGGCAGCCAGCAGGCCGCCCGCAGCAGCAGCCAGAAAGGTTCATACCGTTCCAGCCGCCAGGCGACTGCCTCAAATTCCCGTTACAGTCAATCATCGAGTCAGCAGATTTCTTCCGGCCTGCAAAGCATGCAGAAAAACTGGGGACAGCTCAACCAGCAGATGAATCGTTCGTCCCAGGGTTCAGCAAATTCTCAAGCCGGCAGACGTTCTTCAACACAACAACGACCTTCAACCGGTTCACAGTACCGCTCGCATTACTCGAACGGCGTGTCCACCTTTTCAGGAAGCAAATCGCCTTCCTATTCGCGAGGCAGTTCCGGTTACTCGCGTGGCAGTTCCTCACGGGGCAGCAGCAGTCGTGGCTCTTCAGGACGCTCCGGTGGCGGACGAGGCGGGCGGAGATAA
- a CDS encoding LamG domain-containing protein — MMIRPGIYLLMIMLGSMTWFDCTTLKAEDAALLGDWRLQGDSKDRSSLQLKTVNQGVKLKADQPAVFDGRKAFLEVPHTEALSLGTGEFSVSLTVHTSAELDDVLGTLLSKYDRRTRRGFQLSIKNHAGVTSSQSNDRHLQFGIDNGKIDAEWTDHGQLGNAVLIYSMAVFDGNLFAGTCVPGESAAGRVYRFDKEQKWIDCGAPDLCNAVSSLAVYQGKLYAGTGKYRLKGSSLSESDNPHLGGNVYRYEGDGKWEHCGKLPDVEAINGMVVYRGKLYASSMYKPAAFYRYDGDQKWTSCGVPDGKRVESLAVYNGDLYASGYDEGAVYRFDGTNWSPAGKVGESTQTYGFTVYEGDLYVSEWPHAEVYRYAGKNLWNLAGRLGEEKESMPLAVYNGAMYSGSLPLAEVYRYNGGVDWTNTGRLDLTPDVRYRRVWSMAVFQGRLFAGTLPAGRVHSIEAGKNVTYDTALKPGWRQIVAVKETNRLKLYVDGKLVATSTEFNPAEYDLTNSEPLKIGFGAHDYFNGKMKDVKLYRRALSADEVQKAFTAD, encoded by the coding sequence ATGATGATACGACCTGGAATTTATTTGCTGATGATTATGCTCGGAAGTATGACGTGGTTTGATTGCACGACTCTGAAAGCAGAGGACGCTGCTTTGCTGGGTGACTGGCGGTTGCAGGGGGACTCAAAGGACCGGAGTTCATTGCAGCTGAAAACGGTCAATCAGGGGGTTAAGTTGAAAGCAGATCAGCCGGCAGTATTTGATGGAAGAAAAGCATTTCTGGAAGTACCACACACCGAGGCGTTATCGCTGGGGACCGGGGAGTTTTCGGTTTCGCTGACCGTGCATACCAGTGCAGAACTGGATGATGTGCTGGGAACATTACTCAGTAAATACGATCGGCGGACGCGGCGTGGATTTCAGTTGAGCATCAAGAATCATGCAGGCGTCACCAGCAGTCAGTCGAATGATCGGCATCTGCAGTTTGGAATCGACAATGGCAAAATCGATGCAGAGTGGACCGATCATGGTCAACTGGGGAATGCCGTCCTGATTTACAGCATGGCAGTTTTCGACGGGAATCTGTTTGCCGGAACCTGTGTGCCCGGTGAATCTGCTGCCGGTCGCGTGTATCGCTTTGATAAAGAACAAAAATGGATCGACTGTGGTGCGCCCGATTTGTGCAATGCGGTTTCTTCACTGGCGGTTTACCAGGGAAAGTTGTACGCGGGGACGGGCAAGTATCGGTTGAAAGGTTCATCGCTTTCGGAGTCAGATAATCCACATCTGGGAGGCAATGTTTATCGGTATGAGGGAGACGGCAAGTGGGAACACTGCGGCAAGCTGCCTGATGTAGAAGCGATTAACGGCATGGTCGTTTATCGAGGGAAACTGTATGCCTCCTCCATGTATAAACCGGCTGCCTTTTACCGTTACGACGGTGATCAAAAATGGACGTCGTGCGGAGTGCCTGACGGGAAACGTGTCGAATCGCTGGCCGTTTATAACGGCGACCTGTATGCCTCGGGTTATGATGAAGGAGCCGTCTATCGCTTTGACGGAACGAACTGGTCCCCTGCCGGTAAGGTGGGAGAGTCGACACAGACCTATGGCTTCACCGTTTACGAGGGAGACTTGTATGTGAGTGAGTGGCCGCACGCAGAGGTGTACCGTTACGCGGGGAAGAATCTGTGGAACCTGGCGGGGCGGCTGGGTGAGGAGAAAGAGAGTATGCCACTGGCTGTTTATAACGGGGCCATGTATTCCGGCTCATTACCTCTGGCCGAAGTCTATCGTTATAACGGCGGAGTCGACTGGACAAATACAGGGCGGCTCGATTTGACTCCGGATGTGAGGTATCGACGCGTGTGGTCGATGGCGGTATTTCAAGGGAGACTGTTTGCAGGAACCTTACCGGCAGGACGTGTGCATTCCATCGAAGCCGGGAAGAACGTGACGTATGACACGGCGCTCAAGCCGGGCTGGCGGCAGATTGTCGCGGTGAAAGAAACAAATCGACTCAAGCTGTATGTTGATGGTAAGCTGGTTGCGACCTCTACTGAGTTTAATCCGGCAGAGTATGATTTAACTAACTCAGAACCATTAAAGATCGGCTTTGGTGCGCATGATTACTTTAATGGGAAAATGAAGGACGTCAAACTCTATCGACGTGCCTTGTCCGCGGATGAGGTTCAGAAAGCGTTTACTGCGGACTGA
- a CDS encoding DUF1549 and DUF1553 domain-containing protein, with product MNSLNFKFLVVSLSLMFTLCSSLVNAEEGKKLSEEPITAADREHWSFQPIQRPALPVVKNTKWSRTPIDQFILAELESAELQPAAEASRTTLIRRLYFDVTGLPPLPQDVDAFLADDSPDAYGKLVDRLLSSKHYGERWSQHWLDLARFAETDGYEHDKVRPDAWKYRDWVIKALNEDMPYDQFVRWQLAGDVIAPENPEAKIATAFCLSGPDMPDINSQEERKHTLLNEITSTVGSAFMALQMGCAQCHDHKYDPISTIDFYRMRAFFEPAVKPVKNRSVTMLASLGKPVAPSRVMIRGDWRQPGPRVQPAFLRVANLQEQAVDADDSRQQRREFAHWLTQKEHPLTSRVIVNRIWQHHFGRGLSATPSDFGVMGDLPTHPELLDWLADELVSSGWKMKSLHRLILTSSVYRQAGQSDGTQASAVAWKRSLKEDPDVALLSRFPRQRLDAEVIRDAMLSVSGKLSEKTGGRGVMPPLPRELRATLLKDQWKTSANVEDHSRRSIYVFARRNLRYPLFDVFDRPDANTSCSRRGNSTTAPQSLLMLNSESSLKCAQELAGLIWDQVGENKGQQIMLMFRRALGRTPTEKELLELTQFLSTQQELLANEKRTGDQLLLPLGETAVQNLYAGAALTDLCLAIFNTSEFLYVD from the coding sequence ATGAATTCACTTAATTTCAAATTCCTGGTCGTATCACTTTCTCTGATGTTCACACTCTGTTCGTCTTTGGTGAACGCAGAGGAAGGAAAGAAACTTTCTGAGGAGCCCATCACCGCAGCGGACCGGGAGCACTGGTCGTTTCAGCCGATTCAACGACCAGCATTGCCTGTCGTTAAGAATACGAAATGGTCGCGCACTCCCATTGATCAATTCATTCTGGCTGAACTGGAGTCAGCAGAATTGCAACCCGCGGCAGAGGCAAGTCGCACTACGTTGATTCGCCGACTTTATTTTGATGTGACCGGACTGCCGCCTTTACCTCAAGACGTGGATGCGTTTCTGGCAGATGACAGTCCTGATGCTTACGGAAAGCTCGTGGATCGCCTGCTGTCTTCGAAGCATTATGGAGAACGCTGGTCTCAACACTGGTTGGATCTGGCCCGCTTTGCGGAGACCGATGGTTACGAACATGATAAGGTCCGCCCCGATGCCTGGAAGTATCGAGACTGGGTCATCAAAGCGTTGAATGAGGATATGCCTTACGATCAGTTTGTCCGCTGGCAACTGGCGGGAGATGTGATCGCGCCTGAGAATCCGGAGGCGAAAATTGCGACCGCCTTCTGTCTGTCCGGTCCCGATATGCCTGATATCAATTCCCAGGAAGAACGCAAGCATACGCTGCTGAATGAAATAACATCCACCGTCGGCTCTGCCTTCATGGCGCTGCAGATGGGATGTGCCCAGTGTCATGATCATAAATACGATCCGATCAGTACCATTGATTTCTATCGGATGCGCGCCTTTTTTGAGCCCGCAGTCAAACCGGTCAAAAACAGATCGGTCACCATGCTGGCTTCCCTCGGAAAACCGGTGGCACCCAGTCGCGTGATGATTCGCGGTGACTGGCGGCAACCGGGTCCACGCGTGCAACCTGCTTTTTTACGAGTCGCAAATCTGCAGGAACAGGCTGTTGACGCCGATGACTCACGGCAGCAGCGGCGCGAATTTGCCCATTGGCTGACTCAGAAAGAGCATCCGTTGACCTCGCGAGTGATTGTGAATCGTATCTGGCAGCATCATTTTGGGCGAGGCCTGTCTGCCACTCCCAGCGATTTTGGTGTGATGGGCGATCTGCCGACACATCCGGAACTGCTGGACTGGCTGGCTGACGAACTGGTGTCGTCTGGCTGGAAAATGAAATCACTGCATCGTCTGATTCTGACCTCAAGCGTGTATCGACAGGCGGGGCAGTCTGACGGTACTCAGGCATCAGCGGTCGCCTGGAAACGTTCTCTCAAGGAAGACCCGGATGTTGCATTGTTATCCCGTTTTCCGCGTCAGCGGCTGGATGCGGAAGTGATTCGTGATGCGATGCTGTCAGTCAGCGGTAAGCTCTCAGAAAAAACTGGAGGCCGCGGCGTGATGCCACCACTGCCACGCGAGTTACGAGCGACTTTGCTTAAAGATCAGTGGAAGACCAGCGCAAACGTCGAAGATCATTCACGGCGGAGTATTTATGTCTTCGCCCGACGGAATTTGCGGTATCCGTTATTTGATGTGTTTGACCGTCCGGATGCGAATACGAGTTGTTCCCGTCGCGGCAACTCGACGACGGCACCTCAGTCGCTGTTGATGTTGAACTCGGAGAGTTCCCTGAAGTGTGCGCAGGAACTGGCAGGACTGATTTGGGATCAGGTTGGAGAAAATAAGGGACAACAGATAATGTTGATGTTTCGCCGTGCCCTGGGACGCACGCCGACTGAAAAGGAATTGCTTGAGCTCACACAATTTTTAAGTACACAGCAGGAATTGCTGGCGAATGAAAAACGTACCGGCGATCAGTTACTGTTGCCGCTCGGGGAGACTGCGGTTCAAAATCTTTATGCCGGTGCCGCTTTAACGGATCTGTGCCTGGCGATTTTCAATACCAGTGAATTCCTGTACGTGGATTAA
- a CDS encoding DUF1501 domain-containing protein, with protein MQANRSNHDTILGNWGDGLFNRREMLQTAGGGIGMMALNSLLNADKVAHAASDSLTPKTPDFQPRAKRMIWLFMHGGPSHVDLWDPKPDLVKYSGKPLPDSFGEVMTRRKVAKNPLLAPIKPFRKRGESGLEVSDFLPHTGALVDDLCVVRSLHGDSVNHPQSVYQMNTGSTLMGHPSVGSWVAYGLGSENADMPAFVVMPDPGGGIKGGPPAWGSGYLPATFQGTTMRAGETPILNLKPPASISSKQQRATLDLIQSMNRRHLEARDRDDELAARISAYELAFRMQTAAPEIVDLTQETQDTHTMYGLNDPKTRDFGERCLLARRMIERGVRFVQLYSGDTVGWDAHSDVTKNHTAYCKKTDQPVAALLKDLKQRGLLEDTLVVWCGEFGRMPMSEQGRGRDHNPWGYSGWLAGAGITGGRSYGATDAIGLRAVEDKVHVNEFHASLLHLMGLDHESLTYFHNGLDERLTGPAEVKIVKGLLT; from the coding sequence ATGCAGGCGAATCGATCCAACCACGATACGATTTTGGGTAACTGGGGGGACGGTCTGTTCAATCGCCGCGAAATGCTGCAGACTGCTGGTGGCGGAATTGGAATGATGGCCCTCAATTCGCTATTGAATGCAGATAAAGTTGCTCACGCAGCTTCTGACTCCTTAACGCCGAAAACGCCTGATTTTCAACCGCGCGCCAAACGCATGATCTGGCTGTTTATGCACGGCGGTCCAAGTCACGTGGATCTGTGGGATCCTAAACCTGATCTGGTCAAGTACTCCGGGAAACCGTTGCCTGACAGTTTTGGCGAAGTCATGACGCGGCGCAAGGTCGCAAAAAATCCACTGCTCGCGCCGATCAAACCGTTTCGCAAACGGGGGGAATCGGGACTCGAAGTCAGTGATTTTCTCCCGCATACCGGTGCACTGGTTGACGATCTGTGTGTCGTCCGTTCGCTGCATGGTGACAGCGTGAATCATCCACAGTCAGTCTATCAGATGAATACCGGCAGCACTTTGATGGGGCACCCGAGTGTGGGCAGCTGGGTTGCCTATGGTCTGGGGTCTGAGAATGCAGACATGCCGGCGTTTGTGGTGATGCCTGACCCTGGAGGCGGCATCAAAGGCGGTCCTCCCGCGTGGGGCAGTGGCTATCTGCCCGCGACATTTCAGGGAACCACGATGCGCGCCGGAGAGACGCCGATCTTGAACTTAAAACCACCTGCATCAATTTCATCAAAACAGCAACGGGCGACTCTGGATCTGATTCAATCCATGAACCGCCGCCATCTGGAAGCGCGCGACCGGGATGACGAACTGGCGGCGCGGATTTCTGCCTACGAGCTTGCGTTCCGTATGCAGACTGCCGCTCCGGAAATTGTGGATCTCACCCAGGAGACACAGGACACGCATACGATGTATGGGCTCAATGATCCAAAGACGCGGGACTTTGGAGAGCGTTGTCTGCTCGCGCGGCGGATGATCGAACGGGGCGTACGCTTCGTGCAACTCTATTCTGGCGATACGGTCGGCTGGGATGCACATAGCGATGTGACTAAAAATCATACCGCCTATTGTAAAAAAACCGATCAGCCTGTTGCTGCTCTGCTGAAAGACCTCAAACAGCGGGGGCTGCTGGAAGACACGCTGGTGGTCTGGTGTGGTGAATTTGGTCGTATGCCGATGAGTGAGCAGGGCAGGGGCCGCGATCACAACCCGTGGGGGTATTCCGGCTGGCTGGCGGGAGCCGGGATTACCGGGGGACGATCTTACGGAGCCACCGATGCCATTGGTCTGCGTGCGGTAGAGGACAAAGTACACGTCAATGAATTTCATGCCTCACTGCTGCATCTGATGGGGCTGGATCATGAATCACTGACCTATTTTCATAACGGTCTGGATGAACGTCTGACAGGACCTGCCGAAGTGAAGATTGTGAAAGGACTGCTCACATGA